Proteins from one Ahaetulla prasina isolate Xishuangbanna chromosome 2, ASM2864084v1, whole genome shotgun sequence genomic window:
- the LOC131191822 gene encoding uncharacterized protein LOC131191822: MAASGPPNLFVGEMGARELPNLLLPGSRVEQTSSVTWQQNTAGNWTRLEGSAAGSETTSRGAEAQPVTTLRVTNPSKTAGNQQHLHRELLFTHRKGLSLRSKPELLQVLEHRNRRRDGTESGLKPSPLEQELLRWQQRREQHQQQEATGDPGESQPEFVKVREKLRRTQQRDPSPQHASPSLISVPFPRLHHPNRKPSQFPVKHPPVALQAAASHPLSSLKASSLPSAPSKHSLANDT; encoded by the exons ATGGCAGCATCTGGGCCACCCAATCTCTTCGTGGGGGAGATGGGAGCTAGGGAGCTTCCAAACCTCCTTTTGCCTGGATCCCGGGTGGAACAGACAAGCAGTGTGACATGGCAGCAGAACACGGCCGGCAACTGGACACGCCTGGAAGGGTCTG ctGCTGGCTCAGAAACCACATCCAGGGGTGCTGAGGCCCAGCCTGTCACCACTTTGCGGGTTACAAACCCCAGCAAAACCGCTGGAAACCAGCAGCACCTACACCGGGAGTTGCTGTTCACCCATCGCAA AGGCCTGAGCCTTCGATCAAAGCCGGAGCTACTCCAGGTTCTAGAGCATCGGAACCGGCGCCGCGATGGGACAGAGAGTGGCTTGAAACCATCCCCCCTTGAGCAGGAGCTTCTGCGCTGGCAGCAGAGACGGGAACAG CATCAACAGCAGGAAGCAACAGGAGATCCTGGTGAGAGCCAACCAGAGTTCGTAAAGGTCCGGGAGAAATTACGAAGGACACAGCAACGGGATCCCTCTCCCCAGCATGCATCCCCTTCCTTGATATCTGTTCCTTTCCCACGCCTTCATCACCCCAACAGGAAGCCCTCCCAGTTCCCAGTCAAGCACCCTCCTGTAGCCCTACAGGCTGCGGCTTCACATCCTCTGAGTTCCCTCAAAGCTTCTAGTCTTCCCTCCGCCCCATCAAAACATTCCCTTGCCAATGATACATGA